In Anopheles gambiae chromosome 2, idAnoGambNW_F1_1, whole genome shotgun sequence, a single window of DNA contains:
- the LOC1277202 gene encoding presequence protease, mitochondrial, whose amino-acid sequence MLRQASSLRRPFVVSRRWHSSTPAPKVNPVVLANIKASDRYRPGSRYHGFVCTQAQYIADFNMTAYMFQHEKTGLQYLHVDRQDTNNVFSINFRTTPFDSTGLPHILEHNVLCGSQKFPVRDPFFKMLNRSLATFMNAMTGPDYTLYPFSSTNEIDYRNLQAIYMDAAFRPNLKYLDFLQEGWRLEHAELQNPKSEYVFKGVVYNEMKGAFSENSAVFGQKFFNKLLPDHTYGYVSGGDPLDIPSLKHQDLVDFHRKYYHPSNARIFSYGCFDLDKTMAFVDGQYLQDFERIDTRYSVIPPQKRWTSAKKDHVRCRYDNMGAPLEKQNQIAIGYLMTDITDVYETFLMHILTELLVKGPNSFFYRNLIEPNISGGYNQLTGFDSHIRDTMFVVGLQDLAVEDFDRVAQIFDRTVEEVIAKGFEPAHIESVLHSIELTMKHQTSRFGLGLLFNLTPLWNHDGDLIRAMNVSESVAKLRENMANNPKYLQNKVEYYFRNNKHRLTMTMSPDENYEKQFLEAERKNLEAKVTQLNESDRERIYREGIELSESQKAHPNTDVLPCLKLNEIEKKLPETNVEQRLVTNVPTQLCRVDTNGVVYFRAILDVNGLSTEQKLLLPLFNTIVTQFGTKGIDYRAFDQLISSKTSGIGFSTHLVENVHNMQQYEFGLYLGTYALDKNVPDMFDIFRRIFNELELNDVKRFEMLLENYLSEMSVGIAQSGHMYAMQNANGLVTEAGRLRERLMGIEHLAFMKDLAQRHSAEEILDKCRSIAKLFEESGMRCALNFTPTSEQQTVQHYGKFIDSIPVRSTQARVWNVSEPLATTPAGACRHTVMNIPVNYCAKSIVAVPYTHRHYAPLKVLAKYLSAKYLLPVVREQNGAYGAGAKITSDGLFNFYSYRDPNSRTTLDVFDEAYGWNVRTVPQMDEQTLFEAKLGVLQQLDVPIAPLDRGMDLFRQGISDELFGQHRAAVLDVGKDLLLEVNEHYLKPGAVKVVGKSVLGPENKQLSKDGENWTTFALQ is encoded by the coding sequence ATGCTGCGACAGGCATCGTCGTTGAGGCGGCCATTCGTCGTCAGCCGCCGCTGGCATTCGTCGACACCGGCACCGAAAGTAAATCCGGTCGTGCTCGCGAACATCAAAGCATCCGACCGGTACCGTCCGGGCAGCCGGTACCACGGGTTCGTCTGCACCCAGGCCCAGTACATCGCGGACTTCAACATGACGGCGTACATGTTTCAGCACGAAAAGACGGGCCTGCAGTACCTGCACGTGGACCGGCAGGACACGAACAACGTGTTTTCGATCAACTTCCGCACCACGCCGTTCGATTCGACCGGGCTGCCCCACATCCTCGAGCACAATGTGCTGTGCGGGTCGCAGAAGTTTCCCGTGCGCGATCCGTTCTTCAAGATGCTGAACCGCAGCTTGGCCACCTTCATGAACGCGATGACCGGGCCCGACTACACGCTGTACCCGTTCAGCTCGACGAACGAGATCGACTACCGGAATCTGCAGGCGATCTACATGGATGCGGCGTTCCGGCCGAACCTGAAGTATCTCGACTTCCTGCAGGAAGGCTGGCGGTTGGAGCACGCGGAGCTGCAAAACCCCAAGTCCGAGTACGTGTTCAAGGGCGTCGTGTACAACGAGATGAAGGGTGCATTTTCGGAAAATTCGGCCGTGTTTGGGCAGAAGTTCTTCAACAAGCTGCTGCCGGACCATACGTACGGGTACGTGTCGGGGGGCGATCCGCTGGACATACCGTCGCTGAAGCATCAGGATCTGGTGGACTTCCACCGCAAGTACTACCATCCGAGCAATGCGCGCATTTTCAGCTACGGTTGCTTCGATCTGGACAAAACGATGGCGTTCGTGGACGGGCAGTATCTGCAGGATTTCGAGCGCATCGACACGCGCTACAGCGTGATACCGCCGCAGAAGCGGTGGACGAGCGCGAAGAAGGACCACGTGCGCTGCCGGTACGACAACATGGGCGCACCGCTCGAGAAGCAGAACCAGATCGCGATCGGGTACCTGATGACGGACATTACCGACGTGTACGAAACGTTCCTGATGCACATACTGACCGAGCTCCTGGTGAAGGGGCCCAACTCGTTCTTCTACAGGAACCTGATCGAGCCGAACATTTCCGGCGGCTACAACCAGCTGACCGGGTTCGATTCGCACATCCGCGATACGATGTTTGTGGTCGGGCTGCAGGATCTGGCCGTGGAGGACTTTGACCGGGTGGCGCAAATCTTCGACCGCACGGTGGAGGAAGTCATCGCGAAGGGGTTCGAGCCGGCCCACATCGAAAGCGTGCTGCACAGCATCGAGCTGACGATGAAGCACCAGACCAGCCGGTTCGGGCTGGGTCTGCTGTTCAACCTGACGCCGCTGTGGAACCACGACGGTGATTTGATACGCGCCATGAACGTAAGCGAATCCGTGGCCAAGCTGAGGGAAAACATGGCCAACAATCCGAAATACCTGCAGAACAAGGTGGAGTACTACTTCCGCAACAACAAGCATCGActgacgatgacgatgtcgCCGGACGAAAACTACGAGAAGCAGTTTTTGGAAGCGGAACGCAAGAACCTGGAAGCGAAAGTAACGCAGTTGAACGAATCGGACCGGGAACGTATCTACCGGGAAGGGATCGAACTGTCCGAATCGCAGAAGGCGCATCCCAACACGGACGTTCTGCCCTGTCTGAAGCTGAACGAGATCGAGAAAAAGCTACCGGAAACCAACGTCGAGCAGCGGCTGGTAACGAACGTTCCGACGCAACTGTGCCGCGTAGACACGAACGGCGTCGTGTACTTCCGGGCCATCCTGGACGTCAATGGGTTAAGTACGGAGCAAAAGCTGCTTCTGCCACTGTTCAACACGATCGTGACACAGTTCGGAACCAAGGGCATTGATTACCGGGCGTTTGATCAGCTGATCAGCTCCAAAACGTCGGGAATTGGCTTCTCCACGCATCTGGTGGAGAACGTGCACAACATGCAGCAGTACGAGTTCGGGCTGTACCTCGGCACGTACGCGCTGGACAAGAACGTGCCGGACATGTTCGACATCTTTAGGCGCATTTTCAACGAGCTCGAGCTGAACGACGTTAAGCGGTTTGAGATGCTGCTGGAAAACTACCTGTCCGAGATGTCGGTCGGTATCGCCCAGTCCGGGCACATGTACGCGATGCAGAATGCGAACGGTTTGGTAACGGAGGCGGGCCGGCTAAGGGAGCGACTGATGGGCATCGAGCATCTCGCCTTCATGAAGGATCTGGCCCAGCGCCATTCGGCAGAGGAAATTCTGGACAAATGCCGCTCGATTGCGAAGCTGTTCGAGGAGTCGGGAATGCGCTGCGCACTTAACTTTACGCCCACCTCGGAGCAGCAAACGGTGCAGCACTACGGCAAGTTCATCGACAGCATTCCCGTGCGCAGTACGCAGGCGAGGGTTTGGAACGTTTCGGAGCCGCTGGCGACGACGCCGGCGGGTGCCTGCCGCCACACGGTCATGAACATTCCCGTCAACTACTGCGCCAAGTCGATCGTGGCCGTCCCGTACACCCATCgccactatgcgccgctgaagGTGCTCGCGAAGTACCTGTCAGCCAAGTATCTGCTGCCGGTGGTGCGCGAACAGAACGGCGCGTACGGTGCGGGTGCGAAGATCACGTCGGACGGGCTGTTCAACTTCTACAGCTACCGCGATCCGAACTCGCGCACCACGCTGGACGTGTTCGATGAGGCGTACGGGTGGAACGTGCGCACCGTGCCTCAGATGGACGAGCAGACGCTGTTCGAGGCGAAGCTGggcgtgctgcagcagctggacGTGCCGATTGCGCCGCTCGACCGGGGCATGGATCTGTTCCGGCAGGGCATTTCGGACGAGCTGTTCGGGCAGCACCGTGCGGCCGTGCTGGACGTCGGCAAGGACCTGCTGCTGGAGGTCAACGAGCACTATCTGAAGCCGGGCGCGGTGAAGGTGGTTGGGAAGTCGGTGCTCGGACCGGAAAACAAGCAGCTCTCGAAGGACGGTGAAAACTGGACGACTTTTGCGTTGCAATAA